The genome window CCGTAATTTTGCCAGCTCTGGTTTGGCCTTCTTTGCCACTTGTCCCTCCGTGTTTTCACAAGAATTACCGCtacgcttcaaccacgactccatcgtttgagttttgacagtgattgacaggtgatggcgggtggcatgtgacaggttgggtcgaaccatcctggtatggggggaCTCTATGGggggtttttaggataatgaaattgaatagcctactgaaatataaaattcattttatgaacttatatttcccagaaatatttattaaataattgtttttaaagtatttttgcatggattctacttttaaaatatatgtatattttaaaatctcacataccccctggagtgccttcacgtacccccatttgagaaccactgttctagatcaggggtccccaaccttttatgtaccatggaccggtttgattcctattttcttttcacggaccgggggggggggggggggggggtcgggggttccatgttccatatgtgttgtgcatgcattacttgaaaagaactagctccagttatgtatgaacagtgaaggtaacgatctcttgtgaaaaacgtgaacttgaagaagtgaaaattgaacaatatgaatattgaacaacttgaagctaaagtgtgaacatgcttaacaaaatatgggaacaaaacatgggaactaaacgtgcattacgaatataatcagtgtgagccctgcttgtttccctgcaacaagaagcttccatctgggggtgatggaagacagtgacctcgcatagatacgtggtgggaaatgttttcagcgcttttacggctatctcaggatattctgctttggttttgatccaaaaacccgccagagaggtttccttatacacactcttaagaccaccgtcatttgcaatttcgatcaactgctcttcctcctgcgctgacaagttaggactattcgggatatttacaaatgggttgcggacccactcattggtttgccgtggatcttaggaggatgggaagtaacgcccaaactcatttgaaagcgcaacaagatgatcacgcaccagctgcgagagaaagggccctgcctcagtctctcccaaaacccccactactgtttggaacatatcaaatacaccccggtccactcgtcgtccccacaaatcaagcttgctttaaatgcagcgacttcatctgccagtttaaagacagtcgtcattctcccctggagtgacaggttgaggtcattaagcaacccgaatatgtcacacaggtaagcgagttttgacacccagtcctcatcactaaaatgtgcagctaacggtgactttttttctgtaagaaatctctgcagcggctctcgcaactcaaacactctggccagtgacctgctaaagatgcttgttttttgttgctcattctagcagtttagctaacttcgtgtgacactaccgttcgccaagaactgatcaagtgaagtgagctgacctgaggctgcgcagtgctgaaggcaatatgtaaaagtgttgaaggcgggacagacagacgtaagaaaatagaccttgcaaaatgcaaacatgcgtgcaatcaaagaactgcatatagacctatgccatgtaaaaacgtgacattattgcgaattaaatttagtttagttcgcatgcatttttttaaactcatgtcgtaggctacggcccggttaggaatgtcctgcggcccggtggttgagGACCGCTGTTCTAGATGACTGTACAGGAGGTTTAGTAGTGTAATATGGGCATCCTCCatgtgcagggatggattactgcacgggcctaccgggcccaggcccaggggcccaaggggacagggggccctgaaacccaagcctttgcatggaatcattgcctcaatattaacaaatcaggatgtaggctatgaatctgattgaatttagtattggccatccccaaaatgcaccagaatacaggaaaacatatcaaacaaattaaaatatttctgggggaggacctccaaaccccccctcccatatatacgacaattagtggggggcccgaaagttcataatccgcccatgtccATGTGTCTTATATCCTCCTCTATCTTATTTCTATACTGTAATTTAGCCCTCTGGATTACCATTGTTTGCTGTCTGGCCGACAGATAAAAGGGCTTTGTAGTGTTATATAAAAGTgcacagtgaagtttaaaaaGTCTGAGATACTTTTAGGGTTTGTGATTGGAAAACGTGGCAGTTTTAATGAAATAAGAGAGGTCGATAGATACATTGTGAAGAAgtaacatttattaatttagcagacacttttatcccaAACAACTTatatatgtcaattatattacaaaagACTCTGGGTTAAGTGACTTGCTCAAAGGCAATACGGTGGAAGCCAAGAATTTAACCCACAACATTTCAGCACGACCAAAGAGTATTGTTAAGTCATGCTAATGTGACTGGTAAAAGTATTGTTGAATGGTGACAACAAAGAAGTTGCCAAAAATGTCATATGTACATTCCATAACCattatgtttatgtattttATCAGACACTTTAGCTTTAATGAGTGCTCTTTAAAACATTAAGACTAACAAAAGATATTGTATTGAAGCATAAATACTGGCCTTTGGCGGACCCATTTAGACACAGATTTTCTTCTATTTTGGAAATGGCACAACAAATTGATTCCTAGATCCACAACATTGTTATTCACCTTTATACTAAGAGCTTGATTTTGACATGGACATAGCTTTTGTGGAACGGTCTTCCTCCTGCAAGGCACTTTCCATCCTCGAAAGGATAGACATCAGGCATTTATTCCTGAAGTCCTGACCCATGAATGAATACAAAATTGGGTTCATGAAACTGTTGGCATAGGCTATAGTGATTGTTACTTGAATCCCTGTCTTCAACAGTGCACTAGAACATGACGTATAGTAGACTTCCATCAGCCGAAAGATTTGGAAAGGAAGCCAGCACATCACAAATGTTATTATGACAGCGGTCATCACCTTAAAGGGCTTAGAGGATCTCATCATACGATTGGCTCTCAGCTTCAGCATAATGACAGAGTAGCAGATCACAATGACCATCAGAGGGATGGCAAGTCCAAATACAAAACCAATCAACACCACACTTTCACGGGAAAATGCTGTGGAATTATGATCATGGATGCATTTGGTCTGATCTTTTATAGTCTGTGTAGTAGGAAAAACTAGGGAGGGTAGAGTTAGCAGTGCAGAGACAATCCAGACCAGGACGATGATGGCAGAAGACCTTCTCAGAGTACGGTGGTTCTGAGTCCACACAGGAAATACGACACACATGCACCGGTCCACACTGATGACAAGCAGGAGGAAAATGCTGCTGTACATGTTAAGGGGGAAGGCCACAGATATGAACTTACACATGAAAAGTCCAAAATGCCAGTGTCCAGTTGCCATATAGACACCGTTGAAAGGGACAGTCGTGCAGAACAAGAAGTCAGACACTGCCAAGCTCAGGTACCATGAGGAGTTGACCGTGCGCTTTGTCTTACCAATGATCCAAATGACAAGGCCATTTCCCACGATGCCCAGAATGAAGATGATGATATTTGATGCCAGGACAAAAGCACACAGTGCATCACAAGACAGACTAGCAGGTGGTTCAGGCTCAGGATCATATGTATATCCATCAGAATTGCTAAATTCAATTTCACCCAAATCTGTATAATTATCAGGTCCATCATGGGCCAATAAATCGAGTGTTCCATTTATTCCTTCGCCCATGATATCCTAAAAAGAAACAGCATATAAACTGAGCTCAGTAAACATTCTTACATATTATGTACACCAAATGTGTTaagatgtgtgtttttgtatgtaaatatatactgtaggtaaGGGTTTTAAAATATATAACATAGCAAATAGTACTCACCTCACAAGAGATGTTTCAAAACTTGATATTGGTACTGATCTTCTCTTCCTTTTAGCAAGAtttgtgtggatgtgggtgGTGGTACACTACCACGCGGAAGAAAAATTGCAACATTTACTTACGCCTCTGCTTGTTGTGCAATATatagcgctttcagatataacctccggagtaggggagaccggggttgGTTGTCACAATTTTTACTCATGCATGAATTGCTCATCTTCAAAAACTCTTTCAGCAGTAATTCCTACATGAAATGAAAGCTTGGGGTCTTGGCtttaaatgtgtatattttttacttttagaaTGTATTGTAACAGGGAGCAATTAACCATCAAAGACACTCTGACACAATGTGACAATCAGCCCCATCACAGGGTTGGTTGTCACAGGGTATGGGGTTGGTTGTTCCTATAGAGTTTCAATGGGATTTCAGTGATAAAATGGGATCTTAAAAAATGATTTAGTTTTTTAAGATAGAAACAGCAAATAAGTTTTAATATTAATACCACCCCTATTATGGTTGTCATCAATGCCCCTTATGTTTAAACAATGGGATTTAAGGAGGTGATCAGTTACTTGAATTGTCTACTGTGTtgagaaataaaatgaaataattttCAGTGCTAAAACCTCTTTATTATCATGTAAGTTGCAAACACAGTTGCAAACACAGtgacaactgtgtcacagtgacAACAAACACATGTGACAACCAACCCCACATGTGACAACCATCCCCAACTGACCTCTTGACAAAGATGTTAACCTAGCTGCCACATGGCTTTAACTTGATAGCTAAAATATGACTCAAAATAAAGCTACTACCTTTGGCTTTTTAatgagtgttttgtttttgaactACTAATATCCTACAAGCTctcaatacaaaaacaacaccaaCATGAAAATTTACTCTGACCCATGAAATTTAAAAATTGTCTCCTCACCTCAatgctgtgtgtctgctcagCAAAATTcctagtgcaaatgagtaagctaTCAAAGGGTAACAGTTTGATATCAAAATTTTACCACAGCATCACCTAGTCCCTGTAATAAGCAATGTGACAACCAACCCATGAGACAACGATCcccggaggtttgtcaaacggaggtcctacccttcggatgattcagatatgatgctaacgtgcggaccttatacggacctatgtgtgaacgacatacacgcacattacagaatctccgtgtggttgtcgagtgaggggtgggggcttgtagagttcacaagatgcgagatatgacgcagaatatatgcggccgctgtttcagcgccttctgcttatgatgattcagtcttttgaatttgtttggccttgccatgcagtgaTGCAATGATGTCTGCAGAAAACAGACTTGACAAGTGATTATTtagacatttaaaaaataatcttaaAGTACTAAAATTGATAAAATTTTCAAAAGTGAGAAGGTTGTGTTTCCTTAAAATGTGGCAGTGATGCCATTTCAGTGGTTTCTGGTCCATGATTTTTATTGCTTGCTTGTATATTGTGACTATAGGTTTCATAGTAGTTGAGGAAGCTTGTGACCATGATGTGATGCAATATGGTAAATGAGAGAAAATCATTGCATGCATGTATAGTTTTGAAGCTTGGTGTGACAGGTTCCTTCTGATAAAACGAAAACAGTTTAAATTTGGTTTGACCTTATTACAGATGTACTTAACCAGACTGTCAAATTTTAAATGTTTAGGGGGCACGTGAGATAAAAAGGGCAATGTCGGAAaggtgttaaaaatgattaattaattaataatcgaATTActtcataaataataaataatttagaatcgggttataatgatatggaaacgtgaaattaaaggaaatcatTTATAAACTCTATAGCAggctgttttcattaaaaaaaaaaaaaagctaccaACAATGCATGTGATTTCCTGCGGGCCAGAATATTGACTTGATTAAACTGATTaagaaagttttgttttgtaattgttcaataaaaccacTTGTTATGGATTTTTTATGGACTTGGAGTCATTTTTACTCAAAACTAATGGTTGGGATAGATTCAGCACCCCTAAAACCCCCTAGACATCTCAAAAGCTAATATTGGTcaacaaaatgttttcattattttcgCCAAGTCCTTCCTGGCACCCCAAACTTGATGGGCTCTCCAGGTGTTTCCCCGAGGATTTGGCCGTGGATAAATTGGGAGGTGTTACTAGACACCTATAAGAACACATAGTaaaaaaagctattggtaaGAATTTTTGCAGATTGGCGGAAAAAAAAGCCTAACTTTCCCTAACTACTAGACTTTACGTGGATTGGGAGACAGTGCGTGGTTTGCAGTGAGGTGCTATCTAACCAGTctaatgttgttctccacacctgtttttttttttagcgtgAGAGTTCAtatagaccagttgcacatcttgattttgttatttgtgaTCATGTAGGGCgactaattaaacatgatgcctggaatgcgtctATAGAATGTGTTACTTTTCGGATGGTGGGGGCAcgcgagccgagtcaggatgtagaAGATGATCcgcggggaaaaaagtttgggaaccgctggtCTACGCCAAAAGCCTTTCAGCATTGTCTGTCTACAGTCAGCTGCTTGTGCCTATCCTGTGGAGACCAAGCGGCACTGTCATCGTGGCTGCGGACAGTAGGCCCAAGCCTCTGGCAGATGCACACTGACAGGGTCTCCTCGGCAGAAGCGCTTCATCTGCCTGGTTATTGCTTATTAGCTTGGCAGTCATTCGCTTGGAGTTGAGATCGAGTCCAAGAAAAGCTTTCTTCCGAACGGGCATGAGAGAAGACTTGTCAGTTCACATGTataagtgagtaagtgagttgATTGAGGTGACTGAGTGTGACAGTTAGGTGGCTCCGCAGCTGGAGAGTTGGCCATCACTAGTTATAGGTGAATGTTCGAAGAGAAAGTGGAAGGACAGAAAATTCTCAAACTTTGTCCTTGAGTGTGTACCATAGACACTTCCTGGCTGTGCCTGAGTCAGGGtggtgcttggtgtgtgtgtgtgtgtttggggggtggggggcatttGTTAAAACATGGTGGTGGGTGAGCAAATTGCAGCGCATGGCCTTTTTCCACCATGCGCAGGTCCTACTCCGAGTCTGTGCATGATGCTCCCCGGGCACTCAGCTGGGTGTTGACACAAATATGGCAACGTGGAAGTTACTCAAAGTTAGTCATTGACTAGCATTTTTGCCAACTTCTTTGTTGTCAACGTACCATTCAACAATAATTTGT of Alosa sapidissima isolate fAloSap1 chromosome 1, fAloSap1.pri, whole genome shotgun sequence contains these proteins:
- the LOC121715796 gene encoding chemokine-like receptor 1; translation: MGEGINGTLDLLAHDGPDNYTDLGEIEFSNSDGYTYDPEPEPPASLSCDALCAFVLASNIIIFILGIVGNGLVIWIIGKTKRTVNSSWYLSLAVSDFLFCTTVPFNGVYMATGHWHFGLFMCKFISVAFPLNMYSSIFLLLVISVDRCMCVVFPVWTQNHRTLRRSSAIIVLVWIVSALLTLPSLVFPTTQTIKDQTKCIHDHNSTAFSRESVVLIGFVFGLAIPLMVIVICYSVIMLKLRANRMMRSSKPFKVMTAVIITFVMCWLPFQIFRLMEVYYTSCSSALLKTGIQVTITIAYANSFMNPILYSFMGQDFRNKCLMSILSRMESALQEEDRSTKAMSMSKSSS